From a single Anomalospiza imberbis isolate Cuckoo-Finch-1a 21T00152 chromosome 16, ASM3175350v1, whole genome shotgun sequence genomic region:
- the AQP8 gene encoding aquaporin-8, with product MDIEAKPSAPRPRWYERRVQPCVAELLGSALFIFIGCLSVLEDSGGTGRLQPALAHGLALGVTVAVLGDISGGHFNPAVSLGVWLVGGLHMTMLIPYWLSQLCGGVIGAGLAKAVAPSERFGNASGGAFGGIAADEQVPAVLAAEIVLSSFLLLVVCMGAINGRTSTPLAPLCIGLAVTADILAGGGVSGACMNPARAFGPALVANCWDYHWVYWVGPMVAALLVGVLVRLLMGDQDTRLLLK from the exons ATGGACATCGAGGCCAAgccctcggccccgcggccgcgctGGTACGAGCGCCGCGTGCAGCCCTGCGTGGCCGAGCTGCTGGGCAGTGCCCTCTTCATCTTCATCGGCTGCCTGTCCGTGCTGGAGGACTCGGGGGGCACGGGCCGGCTGCAGCCCGCCCTGGCACACGGGCTGGCCCTGGGCGTCACCGTCGCCGTGCTGGGGGACATCAG CGGAGGCCACTTCAACCCCGCCGTGTCCCTGGGCGTGTGGCTGGTCGGGGGGCTCCACATGACCATGCTCATCCCCTACTGGCTCTCCCAGCTCTGCGGAGGGGTGATCGGAGCTGGCCTGGCAAAG GCCGTGGCACCGAGCGAGCGCTTCGGCAACGCCAGCGGCGGAGCCTTCGGCGGCATCGCGGCTGACGAGCAGGTCCCCGCCGTCCTGGCGGCTGAGATtgtcctcagctccttcctgctcctGGTGGTCTGCATGGGGGCCATCAACGGCAGGACCAGCaccccgctggccccgctctGCATCGGCCTCGCCGTCACCGCCGACATCCTGGCGGG GGGCGGCGTGTCCGGAGCCTGCATGAACCCAGCGCGAGCCTTCGGGCCAGCTCTGGTGGCAAACTGCTGGGACTACCACTGGGTGTACTGGGTGGGGCCCATGGTGGCTGCGCTCCTCGTCGGGGTGCTGGTCAG GCTCCTGATGGGTGACCAGGACACCCGCCTGCTCCTGAAGTGA